TGATCGTGAATGTCTCCTCGGGCGTCACCCTGAAGCCGCTGCCGCTGCTGTCCCTCTACAGCGCGAGCAAGGCGGCGGTCAACGCGTTCAGCGAGTCGCTCGCGCTCGAACTGCGGCCGTTCGGCATCCGGGTGAACCTGGTGCTTCCCGGGCGCTCGCCCGAAACCGCGTTCGGCACGAACGCGCAGCCGCGCATGCAGGCCGGGATTCCGGAGGCCTACGCCGGGTTCGCGCAGGAGGTGTTCGGCGCGATGCGCGGGGCGGCGGGGCCGGTCACGCACGCCCTGGACGTGGCGCAAGCCGTGTGGCGCGCAGCGACCGACCCCAGCTGCCCGATGCGCCTTCCCGCCGGTGCCGACGCCGTGGCGCTGGCCGGAAGCTCCTGAGCCCGGCCTGCCGGCGACGCCAGGAACGCAGGCGCCCCGGCCAGTTCCGGGACGCCGGACTGCGCAGAACGCCCTGCGCCCCGGCCCGCCGGTACCGGGCGCAGCGAGGCAGGTGGGACGCGCGGCAGCAATCCACAAAAAACTAACAAATGGCTGGCTACTTTGAGTGCACTTCACAGCGCCACCTTGATTGAATGCGTATTCCGCTTGCGACCGAAGCAGACCGCCTGCTCCTGCAGAGCGTGACCGACTACGCGATCTACATGCTCGACCCGGACGGCTTCATCCTCAGCTGGAACACCGGCGGCCGGCACATCAAGGGCTACGAAGAGGCCGAGATCATCGGCCAGCATTTTTCCAAGTTCTACACTCCGCAGGACGCCGCCGACGGCTTGCCGTGGAAGGGGCTGGACGCGGCCAGGCGCGAAGGCCGCTACGAGGCCGAAGGCTGGCGGGTGAGGAAGGACGGTTCGCACTTCCGCGCCAGCGTGGTCATCGATCCGGTCTGGAAGGACGGCGCCCTGGTCGGCTACGCCAAGGTCACCCGCGACGTCACCGAGAAGTTCAACGCCGCGGAGAATCTGCGCAAGGCCGAACGCGCCCTGGCGCAGGCGCAGAAGGTGCAGGCCATCGGCCGCTTGACGCTGGGCATCGCCCACGATTTCAACAATCTGCTGGCGATCATCGTCAGCAGCCTGGACCTGCTGGCCAGGACCCAGCACGACGATCGCAGCAAGCTGCTGATCGGCGCGGCGACCGATGCGGCGGAGCGGGGCAGCCGGCTGTCGCAGCAGATGCTGGCCTTCGCCCGCGGGCAGGACCTGGTGCCCGAGCCCAACGACGTCAACGCGCTGATCGTCGAGGCCGCCGAGCTGTACCGGCGCGTGGCCGGCGAGACCGTTTCCTGCGAGTTCGCGCTCGCCGACGCGCTGCCGACGGTGGTGGTCGACGCCAGCCAGTTCGAGGCGGCGCTGATGAACCTGGTCGCGAACGCGCGCGACGCCATGCCGCAGGGCCGGATCGTGATCTCCACGCGGCTGTGCCGCTCCGATGCGACCCTGCACGTGGAAGCCAGGCCCGATTGCGACTACGTGTGCGTGGCGGTGCAGGACGACGGCCCGGGCATGTCCGAGGAAGTGCGGCTGCGCGCGATGGAGCCGTTTTTCACCACCAAGGACGTCGGCAGCGGCAGCGGCCTGGGATTGAGCCAGGTGTTCGGATTCGCCGGCCAGTCCGGCGGGTTCGCCACCATCGAAAGCGAGGAGGGCGAGGGCACCCTGGTCACCATGTACATTCCGGTTGCGAAATGACCCCATGACCACGAGAAAGATTCTCTACGTCGAGGACGATGCATTGCTGCGGATGGTGACGGTCCTGGCGCTGAAGGACGCCGGGTTCGACGTGCTCGAGGCGGCCAACGGCGTCCAGGCGCAGGCGGAACTGGCCATCGGCCAGTTCGACTGCGTGATCAGCGACATCAGCATGCCCGGCGGCGTCAGCGGCATCGAGGTCGCGCGCACCGCGCAGGCGATGAATCCGGGTTGCGTGACGGTCCTGCTGTCCGGCTACGCGCTGTCGCAGCTGCCGCCCTTGCCGCCCACGGCGCGTTTCCTGTCCAAGCCGTATCGCATGCACGATCTGTTGGGCACGCTGGAATCGGAAGGCCGTGCATGATCGTTGCCGGCGCACGCCCGCGATGCTTGAACTGCAGCGGCACCGCGATCGTCGTGGCGTCTTGAGGACGCGCCGTTTCGGCAACCGGTGCGCGAGCGCGGCATCGCGTCTGGTCGAAACCAGCGGCGTGCGGTAAGGCTTTCTGGTTCCGAAACGCCGGGCGCCGGCACCGTTCCGGGCGCGTGTGCCTACACAAAAAAATCACTTTGCCGAACGTAGTGTGCTTGGCGTCGCTGCTACGTGAGTATGGCGATACGCCCCAGGCAAGGCGCGCGTGGGGCGCGGCATCGGGCAACGCATGCTGGCGAAGGGTGCGGCCCGGATCGAACCGCTGCACGCGGCCCCGCAGCGGGCCGCGGAACCCACGCCTTCCCATCCAAACGCAACCAACAAGGACCACCATGACGCCCCATCGGCAGCCTGATCACGAGAATGGCGATGATCTGCCGCGCATCTCGACCGGCAGTGTGGGTCTGGACAACATCCTCGGCGGCGGCGTCGACGCCAACCGCCTCTACCTGTACGAAGGCCGCCCCGGCACCGGCAAGACCACCATCGCCCTGCAGTTCCTGCTGGAAGGCGCGCGGCACGGCGAGCGCGTCCTCTACATCACCTTGTCCGAAACCCAGCGCGAACTGCACCTGGTGGCGACCCGCCACGGCTGGAGCATGGACCAGGTCGATGTGTTCGAGCTGGTGCCGCCGGAGACCGCGCTGGACCCGGACCGCGAGCTCACCGTGTTCCATCCGGCGGAAATGGAACTGACCGAGACCACCAAGCTGATCTTCGACAAGGTCGAACAGCTCAATCCCAGCCGCGTGGTCCTGGACAGCCTGTCGGAACTGCGCCTGCTGGCGCAGAGTCCGCTGCGCTACCGCCGCCAGGTGCTGGCGCTGAAGCATTTCTTCGCCAGCCGCCAGTGCACGGTGATCCTGCTCGACGATCTGTCCTCGCAGGAAAACGACCTGCAGCTGCATTCCATCACCCATGGCGTGGTGCTGCTGGAGCAGCTGGCCATCGACTACGGCGCCGAACGCCGGCGCCTGCGCGTGATCAAGATGCGCGGCATCCAGTTCCGCGGCGGCTACCACGACTTCACCATCGAGAAGGGCGGACTGGCGATCTATCCGCGCCTGGTCGCGGCCGAATACAAGCACCACCACATCGACGACGTCGCCCCCAGCGGCAACGCCGAGCTGGACCGGCTGCTCGGCGGCGGGCTGGAGCGCGGCACCAATGTCCTGCTGCTGGGCGCGGCCGGCGTGGGCAAGTCCTCGCTGGCGTTGAGCTTCGCCATCGCCGCGGCCGAGCGCGGCGAACACAGCGTGTTCTTCGCCTTCGACGAGGGCCGCAGCACGGTGGAGGCGCGCGCCCGCACCCTGGGGCTGCCGCTGCAGGAAAAACTCGTCAACGGCCTGATCCGCTTCCAGCAGATCGATCCGGCGGAGATGTCGCCGGGCCAGTTCGCCGCGACGGTGCGCCGCAGCGTGGAGGTGGACGGGGCCAAGGTGATCGTCATCGACAGCCTCAACGGCTACCTCAATGCGATGCCGGACGAGCGCTTCCTGATCCTGCAGATGCACGAGCTGCTCAGCTACCTGGGCCAGCAGGGCGTGCTGACCATCCTGGTGCTGGCGCAGCACGGCCTGGTCGGCCCGATGGAAACGCCGCTGGATCTGAGCTACCTGAGCGATTCGGTGCTGATGCTGCGCTATTTCGAGGTGAACGGCATGGTGCGGCGTGCGCTGTCGGTGGTGAAGAAGCGCAGCGGCAGTCACGAGAACACCATCCGCGAATTCCGCCTCAGCGGCGGCGGCATCCATGTCGGCCCGCCGCTCAAGGGCTTCAGCGGCATCTTCTCCGGAACGCCACGCTACAGCGGAGAGGATCTGCCGCTGCTGGATACCCCTGCATGAGCAGCAGTGCTGCGACCGAGCACCGCGTTCTCGTCCATGCTCCGATCGGGCGCGACGGCGCGGCCTCGGTGGAACTGCTGCGGCGAGGCGGGGTGGTGGCCTACAACTGCGCGGACCTGGACGCGCTGGTGCGCGAGCTGGACATCGGCGCCGCGGCGGTGTTCATTGCCGAGGAAGGCCTGTTCGGCAAGGACGCGGCGGCGCTGTACGCCTGGGCCGACGCGCAGCCGGCATGGTCGGACCTGCCGTTCCTGGTACTGACCAGCCATCAGGAACAACCGTCGGTGGTGGCCTGGCGGCGCAACCTGGTGGCCTCGCTGCGCAACGTGGCGCTGCTGGAGCGGCCGGTGCAGGCCATCACCTTCACCAGCACCATCCGCGCCGCGCTGCGCGCCCGCGCCCGCCAGTACGAAGTGCGCTCGCTGCTGCAGGCGCAGGCCTCGGCGGCGCAGGAACTGGAAGCGCAGGTGGTGGCGCGCACGCGCGAGCTGGAAGAGGCCAACCGCCTGCTGCGCACGCAGATGGACGAGCGCGCGCGGGTCGAGGAAACCCTGCGCCAGGCGCAGAAGATCGAGGCGATCGGGCAGTTGACCGGCGGCGTCGCGCACGATTTCAACAACCTGCTGATGGTGATCTCCGGCGGTCTGGCGATGCTCGACACGCAGGCCGATCCGGCGGTGCGCAAGCGGCTGATGGACGGCATGCAGAAGGCGGCGCAGCGCGGCGCGGGGCTGACCCGGCAGCTGCTGGCGTTCTCGCGGCGGCAGGAACTCAAGCCCGAACCGGTCGACCTGACCCAGCAGATCGGCGGCATGCGCGAACTGCTGGACCGCAGCCTGCGCGGCGACGTGCACGTGGACTTCGATTTCGCCGACGGCCTGTGGCCGATCGAGGTGGATCCGGGCGAACTGGAACTGGTGGTGCTCAATCTCACGGTCAACGCGCGCGACGCGATGCCCAACGGCGGCACCATCGTGGTGCGGGCGCAGAACGTGCCGGGCACCGGCAAGGGCGATCCCGATTTCATCCGCCTGTCGATCATCGACACCGGCACCGGCATGGCGCCGGAGGTCAAGGCGCGGGTGTTCGAGCCGTTCTACACCACCAAGGACATCGGCAAGGGCTCGGGCCTGGGCCTGGCGCAGGTGCACGGATTCGTGCAGCAGTCCGGCGGTTCGATCCACATCGACAGCGACGTCGGGCAGGGCACGGCGATGCACCTGCTGCTGCCGCGCTCGTTCCGCGCGCCGGCGGCGGACGAGCGGCACCTGGTGGACGTGCAGGTCGCGCGCCGCTCCCCGGGCGAAGCCGGCTTTGTGCTGCTGGTGGAGGACGACGACGAAGTGGCGGCCCTGGTCGGCGAGATGCTGCGCCAGCTGGGCTACCAGGTCACCCGCGTGGCCAGTGCGGCGGCGGCGTTGGGCGCGCTGGCCAACGAGCGCGCGGTGGACATCGTGTTCTCCGACATCATGATGCCCGGCGGCATGAACGGCCTGGAACTGGTCCACGAGATCCGCGCGCGGCGCGAGGCGCTGCCGATCCTGCTCACCAGCGGTTATGCGGAAGCGGTCAAGTCCGCGGCCGAAGCCGAAGGCGTGCAGATCCTGTCCAAGCCCTATCGGCTGGACGAACTGGCGGCGGCGCTGCAACAGGTGCGGGCCAATGCGGGCACGCCCGGCAAGTCGGAAGCCACGACGCTGTGTTCGTGACCGGACGGGCGGCGCAGCGGCAGCGTCGCGGCGCCGTCTAGGCCGGCAGTCGCGCCAGCGCGGCGCGCACGTCGTTGAGGAAGCGCCGCGTCTCGTCGGGCGAGGCCAGGTTCGTGGCCAGCTGCTCCAGTTGCGTCTGCAGCTCGCCCGGCACGTCGAACACTTCGTCGCAGAGCATGCCCGCGATCGGGCCGAAATACTGCAGCGCGACCTGCTCGATGGTCTGCCGCTGGCGCGGGTCGGGCGCGTGCGCGCCGGAGGCGATGTCCTGCGCGACCGACGGCGATGGTGCCGATGCAGGCTCCGGCGCCACCGGCACCGGCGCCGGCGGCGCCCCCAGGTCGTGCTCGAAGCCGCCGAGCAGCCACTGCCGCGACGCCTCGCTCAAGCTGCCCCTGGCGTTGCCGCCGTGGCTGGCCGGATCGGCCTGGAAGCGCGCCCGCGCCGCGGCCACCATCGACAGCCGCTGCACCGCCTCGTCGTTGCGCAGCATGCGGAACACCACTTCCTCCACCTGGCCGGCATGCAGGCGGATGATGCACGAATGGGTTTCCTCGGTGACCACGAAGAAGAAGCCGGAGGCCTGGCGCGCGGCGAGCGCCTTGAGCTCGCGCAGGATCTCGATCAGTGGTCTGAATTCAGTGGCCATGGCGTCCTCGGTCGGTCGGCAAGCGTCGGCGGTCGCAATCGCCTCAGCGCTTGCTCAGCCGCTCCATCGCCAGCCGCACGCTGTTGGACAGGCGCGCGATGGCGCGGGCGAGCGTGCCGATTTCGTCCTTCAGCGCGACCTCGCCGATGCTGTGGTTCCACTTGCCCAGGCTCAGCTCCTCGGCCACGGTGGTCAGGTTCTGGATCGGGCGCAGCACGCGGGTCCAGATCAGCATCCACTGCAGCCCCAGCAGCAGCGCGCACACCAGCAGGCCGATGCCGCCGATCCACAGCGACTGGCGCACGATCACCCGGTCCACGTCGCTCTTGGGATAGGCAGACACCAGGGTGAAGCCCCAGCCCGGCACCTCCTCGCGGGTCACCACCCAGTCGGCCGGGCGCTGCGCGACGATGCGCTCGATCGCGGCCGGATCGGTGGTGGCGCCGGTCTTGGACTGGAAGCGCAGCTTGCCGGTGCTGTCGAACAGCGCGATGAAGCCGGAGTCGAGCACGTGCGCGGCGCCGATCACCTTGTCCAGCGCCTGCAGGTCGGTCTTGTAGCCGACGTACCAGATCCCGATCGGCTCGCCGGCCGGTCCCGGCACGATCGGCTCGTAGCCGGTGACGTAGGGGGTGCCGAGGATGTCGACCACGCCGTAGAAGCTCTCGCCCTTGCGGATGCGCCCGATCACCTGGCCGCGCGGGTCGAGCACGGTGCCGACCGCGCGGCCGCCCTGGGCGTTGGTCACGTTGGTGGAGATGCGCACGTAGTCGTCGCCGGCGCGCGAGAAGATCGTGGCGGTGCCGTCCAGCGTGCTGGTCACGCCGTCGACCAGCGCATGGTTGCCGGCCTGCGAATGGGAACCGAACAGCAGGTCGGGGGCAGGGCGGCCGGCGACGTCCACCTGCACGCCGACGCTGGGCTCGCCGAGCGCCGCGCCTTGCTGGCGCAGCAGGCGCATGGAGCCCTGCACGCGTTCGAGCATGATCGAGCGGGTCACCGCCAGCAGGCTCTGCAGGGCCGACTGCTGGCGCACGATCGAGGCGCCGGCGTCGCGCTTGACCCGCTCGGCTTCGCTGACCGCCAGCACCAGGGTGAGCACGACGACCACGATCAGGACCAGGGCGAGTACCGGCAGCAGCAGGCGTACCCGCAAGGAGTGTCGAAGCATGGCAGCCTCCAGGAGGGAGAAGAGGGGAGCGGAATGCCGTCGCCGGCATTCGGAGGTTCGGGCAAAACGCTGAAGGGGGTAGCGGCCGCGCGGCCGCCGACTTGAGCGCCGCGAGCCGCGCCGCGTGCGGCAGGATGTCGTGGACGAAGGCAGCAGCGGCACCGCGCCGTGGCGGCGAGCGGATGCGCGGGCGTTGCGGTCGCGGCACGCGAGGGCGTCCGCGCGCAGCTGCCGGCATGTCCGCAGCGGCGTCGCCGGTCAGCCGATTTCCGGCGGCCGCTGCCGCCGGCCATGCACTGCGACGGTGCACGGCGCACCCACCGTCAGCCGCCCGTTACCGCCTGCGGCCGAGGGTCGGCGAACGTCGGTGCCGGGCGGGCGTCGATGCGGCCTGCTCAGTGCAGCAGCGTGTCCGCGAGCAGTTTCACGTTCAGCGCCACGATCAACGTGGCGATCGCCCACGACAGCCAGACCAGCCAGCGCGGCGCCACCAGCGCGCCCATCTTGCGTTTGTCGGCGACGAAGCGCACCAGCGGGATCACCGCGAACGGCAGCTGCATCGACAGCAGCACCTGGCTCAGCACCAGCAGCTTGGCGGTGCCTTGCTCGCCGTACAGCCAGGTCACCACCACCACCGGCACGATCGCCAGGCCGCGGGTCAGCAGGCGCCGCGCCCACGCCGGGATGCGCAGGTGCAGGAAGCCCTCCATCACGATCTGCCCGGCCAGCGTCGCGGTCACCGTGGAATTGATGCCCGAGGCCAGCAGCGCCACCGCGAACAGGGTCGAAGCCACGCCGACCCCGAGCATCGGCGCCAGCAGTTCGTAGGCCTGCTCGATTTCCTCCACGTCGGTGCGGCCGTGCGCATGGAACACCGCGGCGGCCAGCACCAGGATCGCGGCGTTGACGAACAGCGCCAGGCTCAGCGCGATGGTGCTGTCGGTCAGCGCCCAGCGCAGCGCCGAGCGGCGGCCGCTGTCGTTGCGCTCGTAGGCGCGGGTCTGCACGATCGACGAATGCAGGTACAGGTTGTGCGGCATCACCGTCGCGCCGATGATCCCGATCGCCAGGTACAGCGCGGCCGGGTTGGTCACCACCTCGGCGCGCGGGATGAAGCCGGCCAGCACCTCGCGCAGCGGCGGCGCGGCCAGCGCGATCTGCACCATGAAGCAGGCGAAGATCACCAGCAGCAGCGCGATCACGAACGCTTCCAGGGTGCGGAAGCCGCGCCGCATCAGGTACAGCACCAGCAGCGCGTCGATCGCGGTGATGATCGCGCCCAGGGTCAGCGGAATGCCGAACAGCAGTTTCAGCGCGATCGCGGTGCCGATCACCTCGGCCAGGTCGCAGGCCACGATCGCCGCCTCGCAGGCCAGCCACAGCAGGAAGTTGACCGGCCTGGGATAGTGCTCGCGGCAGGCCTGCGCCAGGTCGCGGCCGGTGGCGATGCCCAGCCGCGCCGCCAGGCCCTGCAGCACGATCGCCATCAGGTTCGACAGCAGGATCACCGACAGCAGCAGGTAGCCGAAGTGCGAACCGCCGGCGAGGTCGGTGGCCCAGTTGCCCGGGTCCATGTAGCCCACCGACACCATGTAGCCAGGCCCGAGGAAGGCCAGGAAGCGGCGCCAGCCGAGCCCGCCGCCGGGCACGGCGACGCTGCCGTTCATGCGTCCCAGGCTGCGCCGCGGCGGGCCGCCGGCCTGCGGCCAGGCGGCGTGGGAATCGGACAGGGGCAAGGGATCGGCCATGGCGGACGCAATGCGTGGGAAGGCGAGCTCAGTATATAGCACTGGCTATTCTCCTTAGCATTGGCAAATCCAATCGCTGCGATAGGCGCGATTTCGTCCAGAATAGGCGGCGGCCGGCGTTCGCCGGCACCGGACAAGGGCGTTGCGATGCAGAAAAGCGGGAAGTTGACGGCGCCAGGGGCGGCGCTGCTCGACGCGCAGGTACAGGTCGAGAGCTTCCGCCAGGTGCGCGAGGCGCACCGCCTGGAACTGATCGAGGATTACGTGGAGCTGATTTCCGACCTGCTGGCCGACGGCGGCGAGGCGCGGCAGGTGGACATCGCCGCGCGCCTGGGCGTGGCCCAGCCGACCGTGGCGAAGATGCTCAAGCGGCTGGTCAAGGGCGGATGGGCGGTGCAGCGGCCGTATCGCGGCGTGTTCCTGACCCCCGAGGGCGAGGCGCTGGCCGCCGCCAGCCGGCAGCGGCACCAGACCGTGGAGCAGTTCCTGCTGGCCCTGGGCATCGACGAGGACACCGCGCGCCGCGACGCCGAGGGCATCGAGCACCACGTCAGCGAAGCCACGCTGGCGGTGTTCGCCGAGTTCGTGCGCAAGCACGCCGCGGCGCGATGAACGGCACGGACGACAGCGCCGCGCGCGACGAGCGCTGGATGCGGCACGCGCTGGCCCTGGCCGACCGCGCCGAGCGCGAGTTCGACGAGATCCCGGTCGGCGCGGTGCTGGTCTCGGCCGCCGACGAGGTGCTGGGCGAGGGCTGGAACCTCAACATCGCCGAGCACGATCCCAGCGCGCACGCCGAGATCGTGGCCATGCGCCAGGCCGGGCGCCGGCTCGGCAACCACCGCCTGGTCGGCAGCACCCTGTACGTGACCCTGGAGCCGTGCGCGATGTGCGCGATGGCGGTGGTGCATGCGCGCGTGGCGCAGCTGGTCTACGCGGCGTCGGACCCGAAGACCGGCGCCTGCGGCAGCGTGTTCGACCTGCTCGCCGATCCGCGCCACAACCACCGCGTGCAGGTGCGCGGCGGCGTGCTGGCGGCGCCGGCCGGGCTGCGCCTGACCAACTATTTCCGCGCCAAGCGCGGCAGGCCGCTGCTCGGCGGCTGAGCGAGCACGGCGCGGCCGCCGCGCGATGTGAAGCCGCTGCGCCACGCGCGGTATCATGCGCGACCGATACGAAACCCCCGCGCCGGCAGCGCCGCCGCGAACGACTGGATGGTGCTATGGCGGAACCGCGTGTGGACAGCGATCGTCTGATCTGGATCGACCTGGAAATGACCGGATTGGATACCGACAAGGATTCGATCATCGAGATCGCCACGGTGGTCACCGACGCGCAACTCAACGTATTGGCCGAAGGGCCGGAATTCGCCATCGCCCATCCGCTGCAGACGCTGCAGGCGATGGACGAGTGGAACCGCAACCAGCACCGCCATTCCGGGCTGTGGCAGCGCGTGCTCGACAGCCAGGTCACCCTGGCCCAGGCCGAGGCGCAGACCGTGGCGTTCCTGGCGCAGTGGTGCAAGCCCGGCGCCTCGCCGATGTGCGGCAATTCGATCTGCCAGGACCGGCGCTTCCTGCACCGGCAGATGCCGCGGCTGGAACGCTTCTTCCACTACCGCAACCTGGACGTGTCCACGTTGAAGGAACTGGCGCGGCGCTGGGCGCCGGCGATCGCCTCGGGACTGAACAAGACCTCCTCGCACACCGCGCTCAGCGACGTGCACGATTCGATCGACGAACTGCGCTACTACCGGCCGTTCATGGGCGCGCTGGGCGGGCAGGGCGGCAACGCGCGCTGAGGGCACGCGCGGCGCGCCGTGCCCGCCCGGCACCGCCCTGCGCGCCGGGATCGCATCAACGCGCCAGCGGCGGCCCCGGCTTGGTCTCGCCGTCGTCGGTCACGCCCTTCAGCAGCAGCTCGGCGATCGGTCGGCCGTCGGCATCGTGGTGGTACACGTGCAGGTCGCGCTGCGGGTAGGGGATGCTGAGCCCGTTCTCCAGCAGCTGGTTGCGGATGTTCTCCAGCGTGGTGCTCTTGGCCGCGCCGAAGTCGCCGTTCCTGGCGTAGGCGAACAGCATCAGGTCCACCGTGCTCTCGCCCAGGTTGGTGACCTGCACGAACGGCGCCGGCGTCTCCAGGATGTTCGGGTTGTCCTGGGCGATCTGCAGCAACAGCTGCTGGGCCTTCTTCAGGTCGTCGCCATAGCCGACGCCGACGGTGATCTCCAGGCGCCGGTTGGGCAGGGTGCTGTAGTTGACGATCGGCGCGGTGGTGATGGTGCTGTTGGGCAGGGTGATCATGCGCTCGTCGAAGCTGCGGATGCGGGTCTGGAAGATCCGGATCTCGTCGACGATGCCTTCCTGCCCGGCCACCACCACGTGGTCGCCGTCGCGCATCGGCCGCAGCACGATCAGCATCACCCCCGAGGCGATGTTGGACAGCGAATCCTTCAGCGCCAGGCCGACCGCCAGGCCGGCCGCGCCGAGCACCGCGAACAGCGAGGTCGGCGGCACCCCGACCTTCTGCAGCGCCGACACGAACACCAGCACCAGCAGCAGCGCATAGG
The Xanthomonas sp. AM6 DNA segment above includes these coding regions:
- a CDS encoding ATPase domain-containing protein; this translates as MTPHRQPDHENGDDLPRISTGSVGLDNILGGGVDANRLYLYEGRPGTGKTTIALQFLLEGARHGERVLYITLSETQRELHLVATRHGWSMDQVDVFELVPPETALDPDRELTVFHPAEMELTETTKLIFDKVEQLNPSRVVLDSLSELRLLAQSPLRYRRQVLALKHFFASRQCTVILLDDLSSQENDLQLHSITHGVVLLEQLAIDYGAERRRLRVIKMRGIQFRGGYHDFTIEKGGLAIYPRLVAAEYKHHHIDDVAPSGNAELDRLLGGGLERGTNVLLLGAAGVGKSSLALSFAIAAAERGEHSVFFAFDEGRSTVEARARTLGLPLQEKLVNGLIRFQQIDPAEMSPGQFAATVRRSVEVDGAKVIVIDSLNGYLNAMPDERFLILQMHELLSYLGQQGVLTILVLAQHGLVGPMETPLDLSYLSDSVLMLRYFEVNGMVRRALSVVKKRSGSHENTIREFRLSGGGIHVGPPLKGFSGIFSGTPRYSGEDLPLLDTPA
- the mntR gene encoding manganese-binding transcriptional regulator MntR; this encodes MQKSGKLTAPGAALLDAQVQVESFRQVREAHRLELIEDYVELISDLLADGGEARQVDIAARLGVAQPTVAKMLKRLVKGGWAVQRPYRGVFLTPEGEALAAASRQRHQTVEQFLLALGIDEDTARRDAEGIEHHVSEATLAVFAEFVRKHAAAR
- a CDS encoding response regulator translates to MSSSAATEHRVLVHAPIGRDGAASVELLRRGGVVAYNCADLDALVRELDIGAAAVFIAEEGLFGKDAAALYAWADAQPAWSDLPFLVLTSHQEQPSVVAWRRNLVASLRNVALLERPVQAITFTSTIRAALRARARQYEVRSLLQAQASAAQELEAQVVARTRELEEANRLLRTQMDERARVEETLRQAQKIEAIGQLTGGVAHDFNNLLMVISGGLAMLDTQADPAVRKRLMDGMQKAAQRGAGLTRQLLAFSRRQELKPEPVDLTQQIGGMRELLDRSLRGDVHVDFDFADGLWPIEVDPGELELVVLNLTVNARDAMPNGGTIVVRAQNVPGTGKGDPDFIRLSIIDTGTGMAPEVKARVFEPFYTTKDIGKGSGLGLAQVHGFVQQSGGSIHIDSDVGQGTAMHLLLPRSFRAPAADERHLVDVQVARRSPGEAGFVLLVEDDDEVAALVGEMLRQLGYQVTRVASAAAALGALANERAVDIVFSDIMMPGGMNGLELVHEIRARREALPILLTSGYAEAVKSAAEAEGVQILSKPYRLDELAAALQQVRANAGTPGKSEATTLCS
- a CDS encoding Cache 3/Cache 2 fusion domain-containing protein, translated to MLRHSLRVRLLLPVLALVLIVVVVLTLVLAVSEAERVKRDAGASIVRQQSALQSLLAVTRSIMLERVQGSMRLLRQQGAALGEPSVGVQVDVAGRPAPDLLFGSHSQAGNHALVDGVTSTLDGTATIFSRAGDDYVRISTNVTNAQGGRAVGTVLDPRGQVIGRIRKGESFYGVVDILGTPYVTGYEPIVPGPAGEPIGIWYVGYKTDLQALDKVIGAAHVLDSGFIALFDSTGKLRFQSKTGATTDPAAIERIVAQRPADWVVTREEVPGWGFTLVSAYPKSDVDRVIVRQSLWIGGIGLLVCALLLGLQWMLIWTRVLRPIQNLTTVAEELSLGKWNHSIGEVALKDEIGTLARAIARLSNSVRLAMERLSKR
- a CDS encoding ATP-binding protein yields the protein MRIPLATEADRLLLQSVTDYAIYMLDPDGFILSWNTGGRHIKGYEEAEIIGQHFSKFYTPQDAADGLPWKGLDAARREGRYEAEGWRVRKDGSHFRASVVIDPVWKDGALVGYAKVTRDVTEKFNAAENLRKAERALAQAQKVQAIGRLTLGIAHDFNNLLAIIVSSLDLLARTQHDDRSKLLIGAATDAAERGSRLSQQMLAFARGQDLVPEPNDVNALIVEAAELYRRVAGETVSCEFALADALPTVVVDASQFEAALMNLVANARDAMPQGRIVISTRLCRSDATLHVEARPDCDYVCVAVQDDGPGMSEEVRLRAMEPFFTTKDVGSGSGLGLSQVFGFAGQSGGFATIESEEGEGTLVTMYIPVAK
- a CDS encoding mechanosensitive ion channel family protein, which produces MGMAGTWLAAAAAAAAAPAAPARARQSFDWRDLDWAQYALNWGVALVILVLGMWIAKRLSQWLHRALVRARVETTLSNFLRNVAYALLLVLVFVSALQKVGVPPTSLFAVLGAAGLAVGLALKDSLSNIASGVMLIVLRPMRDGDHVVVAGQEGIVDEIRIFQTRIRSFDERMITLPNSTITTAPIVNYSTLPNRRLEITVGVGYGDDLKKAQQLLLQIAQDNPNILETPAPFVQVTNLGESTVDLMLFAYARNGDFGAAKSTTLENIRNQLLENGLSIPYPQRDLHVYHHDADGRPIAELLLKGVTDDGETKPGPPLAR
- the orn gene encoding oligoribonuclease; amino-acid sequence: MAEPRVDSDRLIWIDLEMTGLDTDKDSIIEIATVVTDAQLNVLAEGPEFAIAHPLQTLQAMDEWNRNQHRHSGLWQRVLDSQVTLAQAEAQTVAFLAQWCKPGASPMCGNSICQDRRFLHRQMPRLERFFHYRNLDVSTLKELARRWAPAIASGLNKTSSHTALSDVHDSIDELRYYRPFMGALGGQGGNAR
- a CDS encoding response regulator, whose product is MTTRKILYVEDDALLRMVTVLALKDAGFDVLEAANGVQAQAELAIGQFDCVISDISMPGGVSGIEVARTAQAMNPGCVTVLLSGYALSQLPPLPPTARFLSKPYRMHDLLGTLESEGRA
- the tadA gene encoding tRNA adenosine(34) deaminase TadA, translated to MNGTDDSAARDERWMRHALALADRAEREFDEIPVGAVLVSAADEVLGEGWNLNIAEHDPSAHAEIVAMRQAGRRLGNHRLVGSTLYVTLEPCAMCAMAVVHARVAQLVYAASDPKTGACGSVFDLLADPRHNHRVQVRGGVLAAPAGLRLTNYFRAKRGRPLLGG
- a CDS encoding Nramp family divalent metal transporter, encoding MADPLPLSDSHAAWPQAGGPPRRSLGRMNGSVAVPGGGLGWRRFLAFLGPGYMVSVGYMDPGNWATDLAGGSHFGYLLLSVILLSNLMAIVLQGLAARLGIATGRDLAQACREHYPRPVNFLLWLACEAAIVACDLAEVIGTAIALKLLFGIPLTLGAIITAIDALLVLYLMRRGFRTLEAFVIALLLVIFACFMVQIALAAPPLREVLAGFIPRAEVVTNPAALYLAIGIIGATVMPHNLYLHSSIVQTRAYERNDSGRRSALRWALTDSTIALSLALFVNAAILVLAAAVFHAHGRTDVEEIEQAYELLAPMLGVGVASTLFAVALLASGINSTVTATLAGQIVMEGFLHLRIPAWARRLLTRGLAIVPVVVVTWLYGEQGTAKLLVLSQVLLSMQLPFAVIPLVRFVADKRKMGALVAPRWLVWLSWAIATLIVALNVKLLADTLLH
- a CDS encoding SDR family oxidoreductase, with the translated sequence MKTVLISGCSSGFGLETARYFLERDWHVVATMRTPREDVLPRSERLRVLALDVTDADSIGQAVAAAGPVDVLVNNAGIGLLGIVEGSPVQLARELFETNMFGTLMLTQALLPQFRQRRSGVIVNVSSGVTLKPLPLLSLYSASKAAVNAFSESLALELRPFGIRVNLVLPGRSPETAFGTNAQPRMQAGIPEAYAGFAQEVFGAMRGAAGPVTHALDVAQAVWRAATDPSCPMRLPAGADAVALAGSS